A region from the Misgurnus anguillicaudatus chromosome 7, ASM2758022v2, whole genome shotgun sequence genome encodes:
- the LOC129417981 gene encoding uncharacterized protein produces MSDSDLDNQVRELVGGNDELGAESVRARLAGQGIIVQRHRVRQSLIRTNPVGAAQRVTTRRLHRRVYKVAGPNALWHLDSNHKLIRWRIVIHGGIDGYSRLVFLKASDNNRSNTVFESFVDAIGKHGIPSRVCCDNGGENNSVCLFMNVFRGSTRGSALRGRSTHNQRIERLWGDVWRGITNTYYSLFTLLESEGKIDTNNEMHLWALHYVYIPRINRDLQLFINQWNHHKLRTERHMSPHQIFIRGCLLQPTQNQTGIRGVFGADEEPAPDTNAPPVAEVETPHPQTVFHWPEAVQILANQFNLQEGQIEQLVQLVNPLGGRRDDLGTDLLEQAISFLETIVHQGE; encoded by the exons ATGTCTGATTCTGATCTTGATAACCAAGTCAGAGAACTAGTTGGAGGAAACGATGAGCTTGGGGCAGAATCAGTAAGAGCACGTCTGGCAGGTCAAGGGATAATAGTGCAGCGTCACAGAGTGCGACAAAGTTTGATCAGGACCAATCCAGTGGGAGCAGCTCAGAGAGTCACAACACGCAGGCTACACAGAAGAGTCTACAAAGTTGCCGGGCCAAACGCACTATGGCATTTGGATAGCAATCATAAGTTAATCAG GTGGCGAATTGTAATACACGGCGGCATAGACGGCTACAGCAGACTTGTTTTCTTAAAGGCTTCAGACAACAATCGCAGCAACACAGTTTTCGAGAGCTTTGTGGATGCTATTGGCAAACATGGAATACCTTCAAGAGTTTGCTGTGATAATGGAGGGGAGAACAATTCAGTCTGTCTATTTATGAATGTGTTCCGAGGCTCAACAAGAGGAAGTGCTCTGAGAGGAAGGAGCACGCACAATCAAAGGATTGAAAGATTGTGGGGTGATGTTTGGCGGGGCATCACCAATACTTATTATTCCTTATTCACGCTCTTGGAGAGTGAGGGTAAAATTGACACTAACAATGAAATGCATCTCTGGGCAttacattatgtatatatacCTAGAATCAACAGGGATCTCCAACTGTTCATTAATCAATGGAACCACCACAAGCTGAGGACTGAACGACACATGTCTCCACACCAGATCTTTATTCGAGGGTGTCTGTTACAGCCAACTCAAAACCAGACTGGCATACGTGGAGTTTTTGGAGCAGATGAGGAACCAGCTCCAGATACGAATGCTCCCCCAGTTGCTGAAGTTGAAACCCCACATCCTCAAACTGTGTTCCACTGGCCAGAAGCTGTTCAGATCCTTGCCAACCAATTCAACCTTCAAGAAGGACAAATAGAACAACTTGTGCAGCTTGTCAATCCACTTGGTGGAAGACGTGATGATTTAGGAACTGATCTTTTGGAGCAAGCCATTAGCTTCCTTGAAACTATTGTCCATCAGGGAGAGTAA